In Thalassospira sp. TSL5-1, the following are encoded in one genomic region:
- a CDS encoding glycosyltransferase family 39 protein: protein MSIHNRTGASTASFGVILGLWALVAVVGVLARPLLPVDETRYLSVAWDMWLHHNWLVPHLNGEPYAHKPPMLFWLINASWAIFGVNDFTARLIAPLFAGLNLVMLALLARRIWPDKPAIAQLAPLFLIGGTYYAGYGTLTYFDMLQCFFALLGWYGVFVANEGDQHNARKGWIITGIAIGLGVLSKGPVILLYVLPAAVFAPLWRRDWAGLMGGARRPVANGSAKVGSAQNKGLGRWYAGMGLAVLLGAVIALCWAIPAAIFGGEAYRNAIFWGQTAGRMVDSFAHVEPFYYYLVALPAMLLPWVFWGGLWRSLFGFGWRRDMDAGLRFCLVVAVFLLVAFSLISGKRVHYILPVLPLLSLIFARIISDLPTRRIDQIPVAVFLIILGLAGLVAPFLPSFFAKIPAWVGLLDGWWGAFLLLAGGALLVIETRRSVAVGILAGVNLLLVSMVFMIAAPRLHTDYNMQPMAQYLKTQQDAGRNVAYWGKYHAQFQFLGRLEQPIPMLLTLDEVQQWVDAHPNGEVIARRDNPIPGPDQPLARFDYKNDHLVIWDAKAVKADPEGVLAR from the coding sequence ATGAGCATTCATAACCGCACCGGCGCAAGCACGGCATCGTTTGGCGTGATCCTGGGTTTATGGGCACTGGTTGCGGTTGTGGGGGTATTGGCCCGCCCGTTATTGCCGGTTGATGAAACGCGCTATCTTTCGGTGGCGTGGGATATGTGGCTGCATCACAACTGGCTGGTGCCGCACCTGAATGGTGAACCCTATGCCCACAAGCCGCCGATGCTGTTTTGGCTGATTAATGCCAGTTGGGCGATTTTTGGGGTTAATGATTTTACCGCACGTTTGATTGCGCCGTTATTTGCCGGATTAAACCTGGTGATGCTGGCATTGCTGGCACGTCGCATTTGGCCGGATAAACCGGCCATCGCGCAGCTTGCCCCGCTGTTTCTGATTGGTGGCACTTATTATGCCGGTTATGGCACGCTGACCTATTTTGATATGTTGCAGTGCTTTTTTGCGTTGCTGGGCTGGTATGGCGTTTTTGTTGCCAATGAGGGCGACCAGCACAATGCCCGCAAAGGCTGGATCATTACCGGCATTGCCATTGGTTTGGGGGTGCTGTCCAAGGGGCCGGTGATTTTGCTTTATGTGTTGCCCGCAGCGGTGTTTGCTCCGCTGTGGCGGCGTGACTGGGCGGGATTGATGGGCGGCGCCCGCCGTCCGGTTGCTAACGGTTCTGCCAAGGTCGGGTCGGCGCAAAATAAAGGCCTTGGTCGCTGGTATGCGGGTATGGGGCTTGCGGTTTTGCTTGGTGCTGTTATTGCGTTGTGTTGGGCCATTCCTGCGGCGATTTTTGGCGGTGAAGCCTATCGCAATGCCATTTTCTGGGGCCAGACGGCGGGGCGCATGGTGGACAGTTTCGCCCATGTCGAACCGTTTTATTATTATCTGGTTGCCTTGCCCGCGATGTTGTTGCCGTGGGTTTTTTGGGGTGGTTTATGGCGGTCGCTGTTCGGGTTTGGCTGGCGCCGGGATATGGATGCGGGCTTGCGGTTTTGCCTTGTGGTGGCGGTGTTCCTGCTGGTGGCCTTTAGCCTGATTTCGGGCAAGCGGGTGCATTATATTTTGCCGGTATTGCCGCTTCTCTCGCTGATTTTTGCCCGGATCATAAGTGATTTGCCCACCCGCAGAATTGATCAAATCCCGGTGGCGGTGTTTTTGATTATTCTGGGTCTGGCCGGGCTGGTCGCGCCGTTTTTACCATCGTTTTTTGCCAAAATTCCGGCCTGGGTGGGCTTGCTCGATGGCTGGTGGGGCGCGTTTTTACTGTTGGCAGGTGGGGCGCTTTTGGTCATTGAAACCCGTCGCTCGGTGGCGGTTGGCATCTTGGCCGGGGTGAATTTGCTGTTGGTATCAATGGTCTTCATGATCGCCGCCCCGCGCCTGCATACCGATTACAACATGCAGCCAATGGCGCAATATCTCAAAACTCAGCAGGATGCCGGGCGTAATGTGGCCTATTGGGGCAAATATCACGCGCAGTTCCAGTTTCTGGGCCGTTTGGAACAACCTATTCCCATGTTGCTGACACTGGATGAAGTGCAGCAGTGGGTTGATGCACATCCGAATGGCGAGGTGATTGCCCGGCGCGACAACCCGATTCCTGGTCCCGATCAGCCGCTGGCGCGGTTTGACTATAAAAACGATCATTTGGTGATTTGGGATGCCAAAGCGGTCAAGGCTGACCCGGAAGGCGTGCTGGCGCGTTAA
- a CDS encoding RES family NAD+ phosphorylase, protein MLFNDNEIFHPVQGLFYRAIDPHYRANSLAGSRNAGRYSQADQPTLYLSSSPEGVTAAMIAHRTERPTNLEMITVSVDARRIFDLRDEKACEMAGITLQDATTPWQDLVAQGKTPPSWRVRDKLAALGAQGLIDPSRKAPGLWHLVLFHWNTGPQQPTVKVVSR, encoded by the coding sequence ATGTTATTCAATGATAACGAAATTTTTCATCCCGTTCAGGGCCTGTTTTATCGCGCAATTGACCCGCACTATCGTGCCAACAGCCTTGCAGGGTCGCGCAATGCGGGCCGGTATTCGCAGGCGGATCAGCCAACGCTTTACCTCAGCTCCTCGCCCGAGGGTGTCACGGCCGCCATGATTGCACATCGCACAGAGCGCCCAACGAACCTTGAAATGATCACAGTGTCCGTCGATGCGCGGCGCATTTTTGATCTGCGCGATGAAAAAGCATGTGAAATGGCAGGTATCACCCTGCAGGATGCCACCACCCCCTGGCAGGACCTTGTTGCACAGGGCAAAACGCCGCCTTCCTGGCGGGTGCGTGACAAGCTGGCGGCGCTAGGCGCGCAAGGCCTGATTGACCCGTCGCGCAAGGCCCCGGGCCTGTGGCATCTTGTGCTGTTTCACTGGAATACAGGCCCGCAGCAGCCGACGGTTAAGGTCGTATCACGTTAA
- a CDS encoding dienelactone hydrolase family protein: protein MSQNLSIKTADGTFNAYVAMPEKLPAPVVVVIQEIFGVNAVMRGVADDYARQGYIAVCPDLFWRLEPGIELTDKTDEEWQKAFGYLQKFNPDKGAEDIQATLDAARALPDASGKAAVVGYCMGGMMTYLAATRTNADAFASFYGAGIDNYLGEADKISKPVIMHLAGQDEFIPTEAQDKIKAALKDKAEVTIYQYPDSNHAFCRVGGNHYDEQAAATANARTAEFLKQNLA from the coding sequence ATGAGCCAGAATCTTTCCATTAAAACTGCCGACGGGACGTTTAATGCCTATGTCGCCATGCCGGAAAAGCTGCCCGCCCCGGTTGTGGTGGTGATTCAGGAAATATTTGGTGTGAATGCCGTGATGCGCGGTGTGGCCGATGATTATGCCCGTCAGGGCTATATTGCCGTATGCCCGGATCTGTTCTGGCGGCTGGAGCCGGGAATTGAGCTGACCGATAAAACAGATGAAGAATGGCAAAAGGCCTTTGGCTATTTGCAGAAATTTAACCCCGATAAAGGGGCCGAGGATATTCAGGCAACCTTGGATGCCGCGCGCGCCCTGCCCGATGCCAGTGGCAAGGCCGCCGTTGTCGGCTATTGCATGGGCGGGATGATGACCTATCTGGCGGCAACCCGCACCAATGCGGATGCCTTTGCCTCCTTCTATGGTGCGGGCATTGATAATTATCTGGGGGAAGCCGATAAAATCAGCAAGCCAGTGATCATGCACCTGGCCGGGCAGGATGAATTCATCCCGACCGAGGCACAGGATAAAATCAAGGCTGCCTTGAAAGACAAAGCCGAAGTAACGATTTATCAGTATCCGGACAGCAACCATGCCTTTTGCCGCGTGGGGGGTAACCATTACGATGAACAGGCCGCCGCCACGGCCAATGCCCGCACGGCAGAGTTTTTGAAACAGAACCTCGCCTGA
- a CDS encoding FGGY-family carbohydrate kinase codes for MTLKDKAIIGVDVGTGSARAGVFDSTGKLLGSASHPIAMNRPRPDFVEQDSANIWESVCKSVKDALIRADVNGNDVAAIGFDATCSLVIRGANDSPLPVSPDGPANWDVIVWMDHRATREAEECTATGSKVLDYIGGTMSPEMEIPKLMWLKRHSPEVWNKMTAAYDLADFLAYRATGDNARSCCTVTCKWTHLAHEENPWNQEFLSSVGLDDFIEKVGIDGPAVAVGTPVGNLSATAARELGLNTNCMVGAGLIDAHAGALGTLGAHLGGNLDQRFAMIAGTSTCHMALSPEARFIKGVWGPYFGAVAPGLWLNEGGQSATGALLDHICALHPFARDMGRDAHRLAGEKLLPRMMEQADLAPRLHMLPDFHGNRSPLADPEALGVISGLTLDQSEESFLDLYWATACAIAYGTRHIIDALNATGYDIRHIHLSGGHTASPVLVKLYADVTGCDVVMSECPEPVLLGSAMLAAAALDSEGGLEAASRSMAAPETVKTPDESARADHDRRYAIFHKLHAHRQELDAMSKA; via the coding sequence ACAAGGCAATTATCGGTGTTGATGTGGGAACCGGCAGCGCGCGCGCTGGCGTGTTTGACAGCACCGGCAAACTTCTGGGCAGTGCATCCCACCCAATCGCAATGAACCGCCCGCGCCCCGATTTTGTCGAACAGGATTCCGCAAATATTTGGGAATCGGTTTGTAAATCGGTCAAGGACGCGTTGATCAGGGCGGATGTGAATGGCAATGATGTGGCCGCGATTGGCTTTGATGCCACCTGTTCGCTGGTTATTCGCGGCGCAAATGACAGCCCACTGCCGGTATCGCCCGATGGCCCGGCCAATTGGGACGTCATCGTCTGGATGGATCACCGCGCCACCCGCGAGGCCGAAGAATGTACCGCCACCGGGTCCAAGGTGCTGGACTATATCGGTGGCACCATGTCGCCGGAAATGGAAATTCCCAAACTGATGTGGCTGAAACGGCATAGTCCCGAAGTCTGGAACAAAATGACGGCTGCCTATGATCTGGCCGATTTTCTGGCTTATCGTGCCACCGGGGACAATGCCCGTTCCTGCTGCACCGTCACCTGCAAATGGACACACCTTGCCCACGAGGAAAACCCCTGGAACCAGGAATTCCTGTCCTCCGTCGGGCTGGATGATTTTATTGAAAAAGTCGGTATCGATGGCCCCGCCGTTGCTGTGGGAACCCCAGTGGGCAATCTGTCAGCGACTGCCGCCCGTGAACTGGGCCTGAATACCAACTGCATGGTTGGGGCCGGGTTGATTGATGCCCATGCCGGAGCACTGGGCACCCTTGGCGCGCATCTTGGCGGCAATCTCGATCAACGCTTTGCCATGATCGCAGGAACCTCCACCTGCCATATGGCGCTGTCACCCGAAGCGCGCTTTATTAAAGGTGTGTGGGGGCCATATTTTGGCGCGGTGGCACCGGGTCTTTGGCTTAATGAAGGCGGGCAATCCGCCACCGGGGCGCTTTTGGATCATATCTGTGCCCTGCACCCGTTTGCCCGTGACATGGGCCGCGATGCCCACCGCCTTGCCGGTGAAAAACTGCTACCGCGCATGATGGAACAGGCCGATCTGGCGCCACGCCTGCATATGCTGCCCGATTTTCACGGTAATCGTTCTCCGCTGGCGGACCCCGAGGCCCTGGGGGTTATCAGTGGCCTTACACTCGATCAAAGCGAAGAAAGCTTCCTTGACCTGTATTGGGCGACCGCCTGCGCCATTGCCTATGGCACCCGCCATATCATCGATGCGCTGAATGCCACGGGCTATGACATCCGCCATATTCACCTTAGCGGCGGGCACACCGCCAGCCCGGTTCTGGTCAAGCTGTATGCCGATGTTACAGGCTGTGATGTTGTTATGTCGGAATGCCCGGAACCGGTCCTGCTCGGCTCTGCCATGCTCGCCGCCGCCGCACTGGATAGCGAAGGTGGGCTTGAAGCGGCATCACGCAGCATGGCTGCACCCGAAACCGTCAAAACCCCGGATGAAAGTGCCAGGGCAGACCACGACCGCCGCTATGCCATCTTCCACAAACTGCATGCCCATCGCCAGGAACTTGATGCCATGAGCAAGGCCTGA